In Camelina sativa cultivar DH55 chromosome 16, Cs, whole genome shotgun sequence, a single window of DNA contains:
- the LOC104749971 gene encoding glutamate receptor 2.7-like, producing MMNSTKSFNSNFMGYFVLFVWGFVLMEVGFGQNQATEIKVGVVLDLQTSFSKICLTSMNMSLSDFYKRHADYTTRLAIHVRDSMEDVFQASAAALDLIKNEEVSAIIGPRSSMQTEFMIRLANISQVPTITFSATCPSLTSINSPYFVRATLDDSSQVRAIAAIIKSFGWRNVVAVYVDNEFGKGIMPYLSDALNDVQAFVVNRCLIPQDANDDQILKELYKLMTMQTRVFVVHMPPTLGFRFFQKAREIGMMEEGYVWLLTDGVMNLIKSNERGSSFENMQGVLGVRSHITKSKDLEDFRLRWKKTFEKKNSLKGDDGDDVELNIFALRAYDSITALAMAVENTNIKSLWYDNPIASGNNKTDLGTLKVSRYGPSLLEALSNVRFKGLAGEFKLINGQFESSAFEVINIIGNEERIIGFWRPYNGLVNANSNKTMLLGGERFGPVLWPGKSIVVPKGWEIPTNGKMLRVGVPVKKGFLNFVDAKTDPITNELTPTGYCIDVFEAALKKLHYSVIPKYIAFLSPDEDYDEMVYQVYNGTYDAVVGDVTIIANRSLYVDFTLPYTESGVSMMVPLKDNKKKNTWVFLKPWSLNLWVTTTCFFVFIGFIVWILEHRVNTDFRGPPHHQIGTSFWFAFSTMNFAHREKVVSNLARFVVLVWCFVVLVLIQSYTANLTSFLTVQRFQPEVTNWKDLIRNNEYVGYQRGTFVCNLLQIQGFQKSQLKPFGSAEECDELFSNGTIAASFDEVAYLKLILSKNCSRYAMVEPTFKTAGFGFVFPKNSPLTDDVSRAILNVTQGEEMQHIENKWFKNQSDNCPDLKTDLSSNSLSVSSFWGLFLIAGIASFLALFIFVVTFLYEHKLTLFADSEHSFRRKLKSLVRIFDEKDIKSHTFKENAVHNVSSPITQGSSTPLTDQGTLLPRSPSQNWEFESRRVPSIPNGELFTLESEQVEDEESTINLKVND from the exons ATGATGAATTCTACAAAAAGTTTTAATAGTAACTTTATGGGTTACTTTGTCCTGTTTGTTTGGGGTTTTGTGTTGATGGAGGTTGGTTTTGGACAAAACCAAGCAACTGAAATCAAAGTAGGAGTAGTGCTTGATCTCCAAACTTCATTTTCCAAGATCTGCCTCACTTCTATGAACATGTCGTTGTCCGATTTCTATAAAAGACATGCTGATTACACAACACGGCTTGCGATTCACGTAAGAGATTCCATGGAAGATGTTTTTCAGGCTTCAGCTGCAG CCTTGGACCTAATCAAGAACGAGGAAGTGAGCGCCATCATTGGGCCAAGAAGCTCCATGCAAACCGAGTTTATGATCAGGCTAGCCAACATATCACAAGTACCGACCATTACATTTTCGGCTACATGCCCTTCACTGACATCCATCAATAGCCCTTACTTCGTCCGAGCCACTCTCGACGACTCATCCCAGGTCAGAGCCATTGCGGCCATTATCAAATCATTCGGCTGGAGAAACGTCGTTGCTGTGTATGTGGACAACGAATTTGGAAAAGGAATAATGCCTTACTTGTCTGACGCTTTAAATGACGTACAAGCTTTCGTAGTCAATAGATGTTTGATCCCTCAGGATGCTAATGATGATCAGATTCTCAAGGAGCTTTATAAGCTAATGACTATGCAAACGAGGGTATTCGTTGTCCACATGCCACCAACTCTCGGTTTTCGGTTTTTTCAGAAAGCCAGAGAGATCGGGATGATGGAGGAAGGATATGTATGGTTATTGACAGATGGAGTgatgaatttaataaaatctaacGAACGTGGTAGCAGTTTTGAGAATATGCAAGGGGTTTTAGGCGTGAGGAGCCATATCACTAAATCAAAAGACCTAGAAGATTTCAGATTGAGATGGAAGAAAACGtttgagaagaagaactcaCTGAAGGGGGATGAT GGGGATGATGTAGAGCTGAACATTTTTGCATTAAGAGCATATGATTCGATCACTGCATTAGCCATGGCCGTGGAGAACACCAACATAAAGAGTTTGTGGTATGATAATCCGATCGCTTCAGGAAACAACAAGACAGATCTAGGGACGCTAAAGGTCTCTCGCTATGGTCCAAGTCTTTTAGAGGCTCTTTCGAACGTAAGATTCAAGGGTTTAGCCGGAGAGTTTAAACTCATTAACGGGCAGTTCGAATCATCAGCGTTTGAGGTCATAAATATTATTGGAAATGAAGAGAGAATTATCGGATTCTGGAGACCATACAATGGACTTGTGAATGctaattcaaacaaaacaatgttgttaGGAGGGGAGAGGTTCGGGCCAGTGCTATGGCCAGGGAAGTCGATAGTTGTTCCGAAAGGCTGGGAGATTCCAACGAATGGGAAGATGCTTAGAGTCGGCGTTCCAGTGAAGAAAGGCTTCTTAAATTTTGTGGATGCAAAGACAGATCCAATCACTAACGAATTGACTCCAACGGGTTACTGCATTGACGTCTTCGAAGCTGCTCTTAAAAAGTTGCATTACTCAGTCATTCCTAAATATATTGCTTTCCTATCTCCAGATGAGGACTACGACGAAATGGTATACCAAGTCTATAATGGG ACGTACGACGCAGTTGTGGGAGATGTAACCATCATAGCAAACAGGTCACTGTATGTTGATTTCACGCTACCATACACAGAGTCTGGAGTGTCTATGATGGTGCCGCTCAAggacaacaagaagaagaacacatggGTGTTCCTAAAACCTTGGAGCTTAAACCTATGGGTCACCACTACTTGCTTTTTCGTATTCATTGGGTTCATTGTGTGGATTTTAGAACACAGAGTCAACACCGACTTTCGTGGACCACCTCACCACCAGATAGGAACCAGTTTCTGGTTCGCTTTCTCCACTATGAACTTTGCTCACC GTGAGAAGGTGGTGAGCAATTTAGCGAGGTTTGTGGTGTTAGTGTGGTGCTTCGTGGTGCTTGTGCTGATTCAGAGCTATACAGCGAATCTCACCTCTTTCCTCACAGTACAACGGTTCCAACCAGAGGTCACAAATTGGAAAGATCTCATAAGAAATAATGAATATGTAGGGTACCAACGAGGCACTTTCGTGTGTAATCTTTTACAAATTCAAGGGTTTCAGAAATCTCAGCTCAAACCTTTTGGTTCTGCGGAGGAATGCGACGAGCTTTTTTCCAATGGGACAATCGCAGCATCTTTCGACGAAGTGGCCTACCTTAAACTGATCCTTTCTAAGAACTGCTCTAGATATGCTATGGTTGAACCAACCTTTAAGACGGCTGGTTTCGGCTTT GTATTTCCCAAGAATTCACCTTTGACGGATGATGTCTCCAGGGCTATCTTGAATGTGACTCAAGGCGAAGAGATGCAACATATAGAGAATAAATGGTTCAAGAATCAAAGTGATAATTGTCCTGATCTAAAGACCGATCTTTCATCCAACAGTCTCAGCGTCAGTAGCTTCTGGGGTTTGTTTCTAATAGCAGGCATCGCTTCGTTCCTGGCACTTTTCATCTTCGTGGTCACCTTCTTGTACGAACACAAGCTCACACTCTTCGCTGACTCTGAACATTCCTTCCGTAGAAAGTTAAAATCTTTGGTTAGAATTTTTGATGAGAAAGACATAAAGTCTCATACGTTCAAGGAGAATGCCGTCCATAATGTGAGTTCACCTATTACTCAAGGAAGTTCAACCCCTTTGACCGATCAGGGCACTCTATTGCCACGAAGTCCATCACAAAATTGGGAGTTTGAATCAAGAAGAGTGCCTTCCATCCCGAATGGAGAACTATTCACTCTGGAATCAGAACAAGTTGAAGATGAGGAGTCTACTATTAATCTGAAGGTGAATGATTAA
- the LOC104749972 gene encoding glutamate receptor 2.8-like produces MMNPTKTNNTFLSYFVLFVWVFLSMGVGLGRSQTSEIKVGVVLDLDTAFSKICLTLMNMSLSDFYKEHPNYRTRLALHVRDSMKDTVQASAAALDLIQNEQVRAIIGPINSMQAQFMIRLANKTRVPTITFSASSPLLRSIKSPYFVRATVDDSFQVNAIAAIVESFGWRRVDAIYMDNELGEGIMPYLSDALQDVQVDKSVISPEANDDQILKELYKLMTKQTRVFIVHMDSRLALRLFQKAREIGMMAEGYVWLMTNGMTHRMRHIDHGRSLNAIDGVLGVRSYVPKSKKLEDFRLRWKKRFEKENQSMRYDVNVFALWAYDSITALAMAVENTTLKDLQYDNVNTSTNNMTDLGSVRVSRYGPSLQKALSEVNFKGLAGEFNLTDGQLESPKFEIINFVGNKERIIGFWTPSNERFNANSNKTTLLGPVIWPGNSMVVPKGWEIPTNEKKLKVGVPVKKGFFNFVEVTRDPITNITTAKGYAIDIFEAALKKLPYAVIPQYYRCESPDDDYNDMVDQVYDGTLDALVGDVTITAHRSMHVDFTLPYTESGVSMMVPVRDNENKNTWVFLQPWNLDLWVTTGCFFVLIGFVVWLFEHRVNSDFRGPPHHQIGTSFWFSFSTMVFAHREKVVSNLARFVVVVWCFVVFVLTQSYTANLTSFLTVQRFQPAVTSMNNLIKNGDYVGYQHGAFVKDLLIKEGFHASRLVAFGSSEDCNAFLSNRSIAAVFDEVPYLKAILSQKCTKYAMVEPTFKTAGFGFAFPKNSPLTGDVSRAILDVTQGDEMLHIENKWSMKQNDCLDRNTDLSSNSLGLSSFWGLFLIAGIASFLAILTFVGLFLYENRHTLFDDSEASIWEKLTSLFRIFNEKDEKSHTFRNSAVHNVSSPMTQYTPSPSAMQIAPWPQSSSQNREFELRRMSFSPNEEGFITQTIHHEDEASIIECRIEQ; encoded by the exons ATGATGAACccaacaaaaactaataacacCTTTCTGAGTTACTTTGTCTTGTTCGTTTGGGTTTTTTTGTCGATGGGGGTTGGTTTAGGACGAAGCCAAACAAGTGAAATCAAAGTAGGAGTAGTTCTTGATCTCGATACAGCATTTTCCAAGATCTGCCTCACTTTAATGAACATGTCGTTGTCCGATTTCTACAAAGAGCATCCTAATTACCGCACAAGACTTGCGCTTCACGTCAGAGATTCCATGAAAGATACAGTTCAGGCTTCAGCTGCAG CTTTGGACCTAATCCAGAACGAGCAAGTGCGTGCCATCATTGGACCAATAAACTCTATGCAAGCACAGTTTATGATCAGACTCGCCAACAAAACTCGTGTACCGACCATCACATTCTCTGCATCAAGCCCTCTTTTAAGATCCATCAAAAGCCCTTACTTCGTCAGAGCAACTGTAGATGACTCATTCCAGGTCAACGCCATTGCAGCCATTGTTGAATCCTTTGGATGGAGAAGAGTTGACGCTATCTATATGGACAACGAATTAGGAGAAGGAATCATGCCTTACTTGTCTGACGCTTTACAAGACGTGCAAGTCGACAAAAGTGTGATCTCCCCGGAGGCTAACGATGACCAGATTCTGAAGGAACTTTATAAGCTCATGACGAagcaaactagggttttcatTGTCCACATGGACTCACGCCTCGCTTTACGGCTTTTTCAGAAAGCTAGAGAGATCGGGATGATGGCAGAAGGGTATGTATGGTTAATGACCAATGGAATGACGCATAGGATGAGACACATCGACCATGGTCGTAGCTTAAATGCTATAGATGGCGTTTTAGGTGTGAGGAGCTATGTTCCCAAATCAAAAAAGCTTGAAGATTTCCGTTTGAGATGGAAAAAAAGGTTTGAGAAGGAGAATCAATCGATGAGGTATGATGTAAACGTTTTTGCATTATGGGCGTATGATTCAATCACAGCATTGGCCATGGCCGTGGAGAATACAACCTTAAAGGACTTACAATACGATAATGTGAACACCTCGACAAATAATATGACAGATTTAGGGAGCGTAAGGGTCTCTCGCTACGGTCCAAGTCTTCAAAAGGCCCTCTCGGAAGTAAATTTCAAGGGTTTAGCAGGAGAGTTTAATCTCACGGACGGGCAGCTCGAGTCACCAAAGTTTGAGATCATCAATTTTGTCGGAAATAAAGAGAGGATAATCGGATTTTGGACACCGAGCAATGAACGTTTCAATGccaattcaaacaaaacaactttGTTGGGGCCGGTGATATGGCCAGGTAACTCAATGGTTGTTCCTAAAGGATGGGAGATTCCAACTAACGAGAAGAAGCTTAAAGTGGGCGTACCAGTAAAGAAAGGCTTCTTTAATTTCGTGGAGGTAACCAGAGATCCTATCACTAACATAACAACCGCAAAAGGTTACGCCATAGACATCTTTGAAGCTGCGCTTAAGAAGTTGCCATATGCAGTTATTCCACAATACTACCGTTGCGAGTCTCCAGATGATGACTACAATGACATGGTCGACCAAGTTTATGACGGg ACTTTGGATGCCCTTGTTGGAGATGTAACCATCACAGCGCATAGGTCAATGCATGTTGACTTCACGTTACCATACACAGAGTCTGGAGTATCTATGATGGTGCCGGTGAGAGACAATGAAAATAAGAACACATGGGTGTTCCTCCAACCTTGGAACTTGGACTTATGGGTCACCACTGGTTGTTTCTTTGTCCTCATTGGTTTTGTTGTGTGGCTTTTCGAACATAGAGTCAACTCGGACTTTCGTGGACCGCCTCACCACCAGATTGGCACTAGCTTTTGGTTCTCCTTCTCTACCATGGTTTTTGCCCATC GTGAGAAGGTAGTGAGCAACTTAGCAAGGTTTGTGGTGGTTGTGTGGTGCTTTGTGGTGTTTGTTCTAACTCAGAGCTACACAGCAAACCTCACCTCTTTCTTGACAGTACAACGCTTTCAACCAGCGGTCACAAGTATGaacaatcttataaaaaatgGGGACTATGTAGGGTACCAACATGGGGCTTTCGTTAAAGACCTTCTTATAAAGGAAGGATTCCATGCATCTCGGCTCGTGGCTTTTGGTTCTTCGGAAGACTGCAACGCGTTTTTGTCTAACCGCAGTATTGCAGCAGTTTTCGACGAAGTGCCCTACCTGAAGGCTATCCTTTCTCAAAAATGCACCAAATATGCAATGGTTGAACCAACATTTAAGACTGCTGGTTTTGGCTTT GCGTTCCCCAAGAATTCGCCTTTGACAGGAGATGTCTCAAGGGCTATCTTAGATGTGACTCAAGGAGATGAAATGCTACACATCGAAAACAAATGGTCTATGAAACAGAATGATTGTCTTGATCGAAACACCGATCTTTCATCCAATAGTCTCGGCCTCAGTAGCTTCTGGGGTCTGTTTCTAATAGCAGGCATTGCTTCATTCTTGGCAATACTAACCTTTGTGGGCCTTTTCTTGTACGAAAATAGGCACACACTATTTGATGATTCTGAAGCATCGATTTGGGAAAAGCTAACGTCTTTATTCAGAATCTTTAATGAGAAAGACGAAAAGTCGCACACTTTCAGGAACAGTGCCGTTCATAACGTGAGTTCACCTATGACACAGTACACTCCGAGCCCATCAGCTATGCAAATCGCACCATGGCCACAAAGCTCATCACAAAATAGGGAGTTTGAGCTAAGAAGAATGTCTTTTAGCCCGAACGAAGAAGGCTTTATTACACAAACAATACATCATGAAGATGAAGCATCTATTATTGAATGTAGAATTGAACAATAG